In Osmia bicornis bicornis chromosome 1, iOsmBic2.1, whole genome shotgun sequence, the following proteins share a genomic window:
- the LOC114870891 gene encoding D-aminoacyl-tRNA deacylase 1-like isoform X4 — MKAVIQRVTKASVSVDGEVISNIGNGLCVLIGIKRDDTMEDMKYIVKKVLNTKIFDGDNEKKWCASIVDKQYEILCISQFTLYHTLKGNRLDFHKAMSAQESEPFYNKFLAELGKSYKPELIKDGKFGAMMEVNIQNSGPVTLEIESPIKPNESNNCQ; from the exons ATGAAAGCCGTAATACAAAGGGTAACGAAGGCTAGCGTTTCAG TTGATGGTGAAGTAATTAGTAACATTGGAAATGGTCTCTGTGTATTAATTGGTATAAAAAGAGATGACACGATGGAAGACATGaaatatat AGTGAAAAAGGTACTGAATACTAAGATTTTTGATGGTgataatgaaaagaaatggTGTGCCAGTATTGTGGATAAACAATATGAAATACTATGTATCAGTCAGTTTACATTGTATCATACTTTGAAAGGGAATAGATTAGACTTTCATAAGGCTATGTCTGCGCAAGAATCTGAACCATTTTATAATAAGTTTCTTGCTGAGCTTGGTAAAAGTTATAAACCAGAATTAATTAAAG ATGGTAAATTTGGAGCAATGATGGAAGTTAATATACAAAACAGTGGGCCTGTAACATTAGAAATAGAATCTCCAATTAAGCCTAATGAATCAAATAATTGTCAATGA